The following proteins are encoded in a genomic region of Methylibium petroleiphilum PM1:
- a CDS encoding integration host factor subunit beta, with translation MTRSDLVALLGERFSQLTHRDTEFAVKTILDAMSDALARGHRIEIRGFGSFSINRRPPRMGRNPRSGEQVVIPEKLVPHFKPGKALREAVDAHTAALEAEAHQTARDEPTT, from the coding sequence ATGACCCGCTCCGATCTCGTGGCCCTGCTGGGTGAGCGTTTCAGCCAGCTGACGCACCGCGACACCGAGTTCGCGGTCAAGACCATCCTCGACGCGATGAGCGATGCGCTCGCGCGCGGTCACCGCATCGAGATCCGCGGCTTCGGCAGCTTCTCGATCAATCGCCGTCCTCCGCGCATGGGGCGCAATCCCCGCTCGGGCGAGCAGGTGGTGATCCCGGAGAAGCTCGTCCCGCACTTCAAGCCCGGCAAGGCCCTCCGGGAAGCGGTCGATGCACACACCGCCGCACTCGAGGCCGAGGCTCACCAGACCGCGCGCGACGAACCCACGACCTGA
- a CDS encoding lipopolysaccharide assembly protein LapA domain-containing protein translates to MRALNWLLRAAIFFALFAFALNNQHDAALKWFFGHEWRAPMVFIVLGAFGLGCALGIFAMLPSWWKHRRVAQQQLPRTETATTMLDADAARSTEPSFPEHPPRDGL, encoded by the coding sequence ATGCGTGCTCTCAACTGGCTCCTGCGAGCCGCCATCTTCTTTGCGCTGTTCGCGTTTGCGCTGAACAATCAGCACGACGCCGCGCTCAAGTGGTTCTTCGGCCATGAATGGCGCGCTCCGATGGTGTTCATCGTTCTCGGCGCCTTCGGCCTCGGCTGTGCGCTGGGCATCTTCGCGATGCTGCCGAGCTGGTGGAAGCACCGCCGCGTCGCCCAGCAGCAACTGCCGCGTACCGAGACCGCGACGACGATGCTCGATGCCGACGCCGCGCGCAGCACCGAGCCTTCCTTCCCCGAACACCCGCCCCGCGATGGACTTTGA
- the lapB gene encoding lipopolysaccharide assembly protein LapB: protein MDFDPLTTLPLALLGLMVAFALGWLASRFDVRQWKREQQESPKAYYKGLNLLLNEQQDKAIDAFIEAVQHDPGTSDLHFALGNLFRRRGEYERAVRVHQHLLGRGDLPATERERAQHALAQDYVKAGLFDRAEAAFRALEGTAFATDARLDLLTLHERSRDWHAAIETARKLEAAGAGSFANRMAHYGCEIALEADARRRPDEAEEALRKAREAAPQAPRPRVIAGQRLARAGQHREALSAWDELLATQPSAFALIASDYANSALACGDAADARGRLEAVYDRVPSLDIVTALQQLEPDPAARHERLRRHLQAHPTLSAASALLKEQQAQGLAPTSTDAEQLQQITAAAARPIRRFRCAACGFEAQHYFWQCPGCHSWDSYPPTRLEDQ, encoded by the coding sequence ATGGACTTTGATCCGCTGACCACGCTGCCGCTGGCCCTGCTCGGCCTGATGGTGGCCTTCGCGCTCGGCTGGCTGGCTTCGCGCTTCGACGTCCGCCAGTGGAAGCGCGAGCAACAGGAATCGCCGAAGGCCTACTACAAGGGCTTGAACCTGCTGCTCAACGAACAGCAGGACAAGGCGATTGACGCCTTCATCGAGGCGGTGCAGCACGACCCGGGCACCTCGGACCTGCATTTCGCGCTCGGCAACCTGTTCCGCCGACGAGGCGAGTACGAGCGTGCGGTACGGGTCCATCAACACCTGCTCGGTCGCGGTGACCTGCCCGCCACCGAACGCGAGCGTGCCCAGCACGCGCTGGCGCAGGACTACGTGAAGGCCGGTCTGTTCGACCGCGCCGAGGCGGCCTTCCGTGCACTCGAGGGCACGGCGTTTGCCACCGATGCGCGCCTCGATCTGTTGACGCTGCACGAGCGCTCGCGCGACTGGCATGCCGCCATCGAGACGGCTCGCAAGCTGGAGGCCGCGGGCGCCGGATCCTTCGCCAACCGCATGGCGCACTACGGCTGCGAGATCGCGCTGGAAGCGGATGCACGCCGCCGCCCCGATGAAGCCGAGGAAGCCCTGCGCAAGGCGCGTGAAGCTGCGCCGCAGGCACCGCGACCGCGGGTCATCGCCGGGCAGCGCCTTGCGCGCGCCGGCCAGCATCGCGAAGCGCTCTCGGCATGGGACGAACTTCTCGCCACGCAACCGAGCGCCTTCGCGCTGATCGCATCGGACTATGCCAACAGCGCGCTGGCCTGCGGTGACGCAGCCGACGCCCGCGGGCGGCTGGAAGCCGTTTACGACCGTGTTCCGAGCCTCGACATCGTGACGGCGCTGCAACAGCTCGAACCGGATCCGGCCGCGCGCCACGAACGATTGCGCCGTCACCTGCAGGCACACCCGACACTGTCGGCCGCATCGGCCCTGCTGAAGGAGCAGCAGGCTCAAGGACTGGCCCCAACGTCGACCGACGCCGAGCAGCTGCAGCAGATCACGGCCGCCGCCGCCCGGCCGATCCGGCGCTTCCGCTGCGCAGCCTGCGGCTTCGAGGCGCAGCACTACTTCTGGCAATGCCCCGGGTGCCACAGCTGGGACAGCTATCCGCCCACGCGGTTGGAGGACCAGTGA
- the rfaE1 gene encoding D-glycero-beta-D-manno-heptose-7-phosphate kinase: MPRVPQLGQLSAHAVGGPVKKQVPDKTELGRTRVLVVGDVMLDRYWFGAVERISPEAPVPVVRVTREEERLGGAANVALNVKSLGARATLLTVVGDDEPAHTLKRLLERDGIDTLLGSDPQLYTIVKLRVIGRSQQLIRIDFENQPDHEVLAEMLQDYETTLAEQDAVLFSDYGKGGLEHIPRMIELARRSGKPVLVDPKGSDYRRYAGASVITPNRAELAQVVGAWSSEAQLRERAQALRVELGLEALLLTRSEEGMTLFDARGDTSVPAQAREVFDVTGAGDTVIATMAAMIACGLSPREAMPLANRAGSIVVGKFGTASVSYDELFE, from the coding sequence ATGCCCCGGGTGCCACAGCTGGGACAGCTATCCGCCCACGCGGTTGGAGGACCAGTGAAGAAGCAGGTGCCCGACAAGACCGAGCTCGGCCGTACACGCGTGCTGGTGGTCGGCGACGTGATGCTGGATCGCTACTGGTTCGGTGCCGTGGAACGGATTTCGCCGGAGGCGCCAGTGCCGGTGGTGCGCGTCACGCGCGAGGAGGAACGCCTCGGCGGGGCCGCCAACGTGGCACTCAACGTCAAGTCACTCGGTGCCCGCGCGACCCTGCTGACCGTGGTCGGTGACGACGAGCCGGCGCACACGCTAAAGCGCCTGCTGGAGCGCGACGGCATCGATACGTTGCTGGGCAGCGACCCGCAGCTCTACACCATCGTCAAGCTGCGGGTGATCGGCCGCTCGCAACAGCTGATCCGCATCGATTTCGAGAATCAGCCCGACCACGAGGTGCTGGCCGAGATGCTGCAGGACTACGAAACCACGCTCGCCGAGCAGGACGCGGTGCTGTTCTCCGACTACGGCAAGGGCGGGTTGGAACACATCCCGCGCATGATCGAATTGGCACGCCGCTCAGGCAAGCCAGTGCTCGTGGATCCCAAGGGCAGCGACTACCGCCGCTACGCGGGCGCCAGTGTGATCACACCGAACCGTGCCGAACTCGCGCAGGTCGTCGGCGCCTGGAGCAGTGAGGCGCAGTTGCGTGAGCGCGCCCAGGCGCTGCGCGTCGAGCTGGGCTTGGAGGCCCTGCTGTTGACCCGCAGCGAAGAAGGCATGACCCTGTTCGACGCACGAGGCGACACCAGCGTGCCGGCCCAGGCCCGCGAAGTGTTCGACGTGACCGGCGCCGGTGACACCGTGATCGCGACGATGGCCGCGATGATCGCCTGCGGTCTGAGTCCGCGCGAGGCGATGCCGCTGGCCAACCGAGCCGGCAGCATCGTGGTCGGCAAGTTCGGCACCGCGAGCGTCAGCTACGACGAGTTGTTCGAGTAG
- a CDS encoding ComEA family DNA-binding protein, giving the protein MLKKMLSALLAFWFMAAVAAVDVNKADQATLEGVKGIGPGLSTRLLDERKKSPYKDWDDLIGRVKGVGEGNAQRFSDAGLTVNGASYGAATKPTKVTVPSSSAKASAAGK; this is encoded by the coding sequence ATGCTGAAGAAGATGCTGAGCGCGCTACTCGCGTTCTGGTTCATGGCCGCTGTCGCCGCGGTCGATGTCAACAAGGCCGACCAGGCGACGCTCGAGGGCGTCAAGGGCATCGGCCCCGGCTTGTCGACGCGACTGCTCGACGAGCGCAAGAAGAGTCCGTACAAGGATTGGGACGACCTGATCGGTCGCGTCAAGGGCGTCGGCGAAGGCAATGCGCAGCGCTTCTCCGACGCCGGGCTCACAGTCAACGGCGCGAGCTACGGCGCCGCGACGAAGCCCACCAAGGTGACGGTTCCCTCGTCGTCCGCCAAGGCGTCGGCTGCCGGCAAATGA
- a CDS encoding patatin-like phospholipase family protein: MSKTTGLVLTGGGARAAYQVGVLSALSRLRRDAGVRAHDNPFPVIAGTSAGAINAAALACGADDFDRAVRLLLRVWRNFEAGQVYRADAFGVIRTGARWLTLFTAGWALARWRRARPRSLLDNEPLEDLLAQLLPLDRIPELIDAGHLRALAISASSYTAGDHVTFYDAPQDLPAWTRSQRVAARATLGIPHLMASSAIPFIFPAVSLDRHGRAEYFGDGSMRQAAPISPAVHLGAERILVVGAGRLHEPSGERPPANGYPSLAQIAGHALSNIFLDALAVDIERLQRINHTLSLLGPEALAQTQLKPIELLVIAPSQRLDDIAARHLHALPTPVRAMLRAVGVSDVAPDSARGAALASYLLFEAPYTRELIALGEADTLARREDVLRFFGWGT, encoded by the coding sequence GTGAGCAAGACCACAGGCTTGGTGCTGACGGGCGGCGGCGCACGCGCCGCCTATCAGGTCGGCGTGCTGTCGGCCCTGAGCCGGCTACGCCGCGACGCCGGCGTGCGCGCTCACGACAACCCCTTTCCCGTCATCGCTGGCACCTCGGCCGGCGCCATCAACGCGGCGGCATTGGCCTGCGGCGCCGACGATTTCGATCGGGCCGTGCGCCTGCTGTTGCGCGTGTGGCGCAATTTCGAGGCGGGACAGGTCTATCGAGCCGATGCCTTCGGCGTGATCCGCACCGGCGCGCGCTGGCTCACCTTGTTCACCGCCGGCTGGGCGCTTGCGCGCTGGCGGCGGGCGCGGCCGCGCTCCCTGCTCGACAACGAGCCGCTCGAGGACTTGCTCGCGCAACTGCTGCCGCTGGATCGAATCCCGGAACTGATCGATGCCGGCCACCTGCGCGCCCTCGCAATCAGTGCGTCCAGCTACACCGCGGGCGACCATGTGACCTTCTACGACGCGCCGCAGGACCTGCCGGCCTGGACACGCTCCCAGCGCGTGGCGGCGCGCGCGACGCTCGGCATTCCGCACCTGATGGCGTCTTCGGCCATACCGTTCATCTTTCCGGCGGTCTCGCTGGACCGGCACGGCCGTGCCGAGTACTTCGGCGATGGTTCGATGCGCCAGGCCGCGCCGATCTCGCCGGCGGTGCACCTCGGTGCCGAGCGCATCCTCGTCGTTGGAGCTGGTCGGCTGCACGAGCCGTCTGGCGAGCGCCCGCCGGCGAACGGCTACCCCAGCCTCGCGCAGATCGCCGGCCACGCGCTATCGAACATCTTCCTCGACGCGCTGGCGGTGGACATCGAGCGACTACAGCGCATCAACCACACGCTCTCGCTGCTTGGTCCGGAGGCCTTGGCACAGACGCAGCTCAAGCCCATTGAACTGCTGGTCATCGCGCCGAGCCAACGGCTCGACGACATCGCGGCGCGACACCTTCACGCGCTGCCGACGCCGGTGCGCGCGATGCTGCGGGCCGTGGGTGTCAGCGACGTGGCGCCCGACAGCGCGCGGGGCGCCGCGCTGGCGAGCTATCTGTTGTTCGAAGCTCCGTACACGCGAGAGTTGATCGCGCTCGGCGAGGCCGACACGCTGGCGCGTCGCGAAGACGTGCTGCGCTTCTTCGGCTGGGGCACGTGA
- the dnaE gene encoding DNA polymerase III subunit alpha: MTSSPSFVHLRTHTEYSVVDGMLRVDDMVAAAAADEQPALAITDLSNLFGAIKFYGAARGKGVQPLIGADLWLEAESDEKQPSRLLLLVQNRTGYLNLCELISHAWTENLQRHQACVAWPQLAKHGDGLIALSGADLGAVGLALLAGDAVRAEAQALRLAALFPGRFYLELQRAGQAGNEAQVRAVVPLAAKLGLPVVATHPVQFLSADDFEAHEARVCIAEGETLTNPRRVKRFTREQHFKTAAQMVELFADIPSAIANTLAIARRCHLTLTLGKPQLPDFPTPIVDGQRMAPDDYFRHASHAGLNERLAQLYPNEDERERHRARYVERLDFEIETILKMGFPGYFLIVADFINWAKGNGCPVGPGRGSGAGSLVAYALKITDLDPLAYNLLFERFLNPDRVSMPDFDIDFCQGNRDRVIDYVKQKYGRDAVSQIATFGTMAAKAALRDVGRVLGMGYGHVDSIAKLVPAPPGKTVTLKRPGDRPDPGLIYARKEAPEIEQREQKEEEVAELLALAERVEGTVRNIGMHAGGVLIAPGKITDFCPLYQQPGSDSAVSQYDKDDVEAIGLVKFDFLGLATLTILELAKDFIRTRHADRADFAFENIALDDRKTYQLLSEGKTVAVFQLESRGMQGMLREARPSVFEDIIALVALYRPGPMDLIPSFCARKHGKEEVDYPHPLMREVLEETYGIMVYQEQVMQVAQRLGGYSLGGADLLRRAMGKKKAEEMAKHRVIFAEGAAKNGIGAGLANEIFDLMEKFAGYGFNKSHAAAYALLAYHTAWAKVHYLAEFTAANMSVALDDTDKLKIFHDDAVSLGVVFEAPDVNAGGYRFEPVAPQGKERGRVRYGLGAIKGTGQGAIEAIVDARREGGPYKSLFDFAARVDRSRVNKRVVEALIKGGAFDALEADRAVLMASVPLAFEYADTQAANADQGGLFDFGDSHAASTNEPDLVATEAWSIKERLTHEKAALGFYLSGHLFDECETEVRQFARRRIADLLDSREPQLLAGIVTELRVVNGQRGRVAIFKLDDKSETIEAVANEDLLNAHREQLVEDEFIVVQGKVQPDRFSGGVRLNVQQVWDLAAARCRFGRYLRVAVNGVTPPIDELLREFPPRTLRTDQGDLVQGLPVRVVLHREAVQGEIDLGDDGRFFPTDTALARWKASTHGQAAVVYE, translated from the coding sequence ATGACTTCGTCCCCGAGCTTCGTTCACCTCCGTACCCACACCGAGTACTCCGTCGTCGACGGGATGCTGCGTGTGGACGACATGGTGGCCGCGGCGGCGGCCGATGAGCAACCCGCGCTGGCGATCACCGATCTGTCGAACCTGTTCGGTGCGATCAAGTTCTACGGCGCGGCGCGCGGCAAGGGCGTGCAGCCGCTGATCGGTGCGGATCTGTGGCTCGAGGCCGAGAGCGACGAGAAGCAGCCGAGCCGCTTGCTGCTGCTGGTGCAGAACCGCACTGGCTACCTGAACCTCTGCGAGCTGATCTCGCACGCGTGGACCGAGAACCTGCAGCGCCACCAGGCCTGCGTGGCATGGCCTCAGTTGGCGAAGCATGGCGATGGACTGATCGCGCTGTCCGGCGCCGACCTGGGCGCGGTCGGGTTGGCGCTGCTGGCCGGTGATGCGGTGCGGGCCGAGGCGCAGGCGCTGCGGCTGGCCGCGCTGTTCCCTGGGCGCTTCTATCTCGAATTGCAGCGTGCCGGGCAAGCCGGCAACGAGGCCCAGGTGAGGGCGGTGGTACCGCTCGCCGCGAAGCTGGGCCTGCCGGTGGTGGCGACGCATCCAGTGCAGTTCCTGAGTGCCGATGATTTCGAGGCCCACGAGGCCCGCGTCTGCATCGCCGAAGGCGAGACGCTCACCAATCCTCGCCGCGTCAAGCGCTTCACGCGTGAGCAGCATTTCAAGACCGCCGCGCAGATGGTCGAGCTGTTTGCCGACATTCCCTCGGCGATCGCCAACACGCTGGCGATTGCGCGCCGCTGTCATCTGACGCTGACGCTCGGCAAACCGCAGCTGCCCGACTTTCCGACACCGATCGTCGACGGACAGCGCATGGCGCCGGACGACTACTTTCGCCACGCCTCGCACGCCGGGCTGAACGAGCGGCTCGCGCAGCTCTACCCGAACGAGGACGAGCGCGAGCGTCATCGCGCACGCTACGTCGAGCGGCTGGACTTCGAGATCGAGACGATCCTGAAGATGGGCTTCCCGGGCTATTTCCTGATCGTGGCCGACTTCATCAACTGGGCCAAGGGCAACGGCTGTCCGGTCGGGCCCGGGCGGGGCTCGGGCGCCGGCTCGCTGGTGGCCTACGCGCTGAAGATCACCGACCTCGACCCGCTTGCCTACAACCTGCTCTTCGAGCGCTTCCTGAATCCGGACCGCGTGTCGATGCCCGATTTCGACATCGACTTCTGCCAGGGCAACCGCGATCGCGTGATCGACTACGTGAAGCAGAAGTACGGCCGCGATGCGGTGAGCCAGATCGCCACTTTCGGCACGATGGCCGCCAAGGCCGCGCTGCGCGACGTGGGCCGCGTGCTGGGCATGGGCTACGGCCACGTCGACAGCATCGCCAAGCTGGTGCCGGCGCCACCCGGCAAGACGGTGACGCTGAAGCGCCCCGGCGACAGGCCTGACCCGGGCCTGATCTACGCCCGAAAGGAGGCCCCGGAGATCGAGCAGCGCGAGCAGAAGGAGGAGGAGGTCGCCGAACTGCTGGCGCTGGCCGAACGCGTGGAAGGCACGGTGCGCAATATCGGCATGCACGCCGGTGGCGTGCTGATCGCGCCGGGCAAGATCACAGACTTCTGTCCGCTCTACCAGCAGCCGGGCAGCGATTCGGCGGTGAGCCAGTACGACAAGGACGACGTCGAGGCGATCGGACTCGTGAAGTTCGACTTCCTCGGCCTCGCCACGCTGACGATCCTGGAACTGGCCAAGGACTTCATCCGGACGCGCCACGCCGATCGCGCCGACTTCGCGTTCGAGAACATCGCTCTCGACGACCGCAAGACCTACCAGCTGCTGAGCGAGGGCAAGACGGTCGCGGTGTTCCAGCTGGAAAGTCGTGGCATGCAGGGCATGTTGCGCGAGGCCCGGCCCAGCGTGTTCGAGGACATCATCGCGCTGGTGGCGCTTTACCGTCCGGGCCCGATGGACCTGATCCCGAGCTTCTGTGCCCGCAAGCACGGCAAGGAGGAAGTGGACTATCCCCATCCGCTGATGCGCGAGGTGCTCGAGGAGACCTACGGGATCATGGTCTACCAGGAGCAGGTGATGCAGGTCGCGCAGCGCCTGGGCGGGTACTCGCTCGGCGGCGCGGACCTGCTGCGTCGCGCGATGGGGAAGAAGAAGGCCGAGGAGATGGCCAAGCACCGCGTCATCTTCGCGGAAGGTGCTGCGAAGAACGGCATCGGCGCAGGTCTCGCGAACGAGATCTTCGACCTGATGGAGAAGTTCGCGGGCTACGGCTTCAACAAGTCGCATGCCGCGGCCTATGCGCTGCTGGCCTACCACACGGCCTGGGCCAAGGTGCATTACCTGGCCGAGTTCACCGCGGCCAACATGAGCGTCGCGCTGGACGACACCGACAAGCTCAAGATCTTCCACGATGACGCGGTGTCCCTGGGCGTGGTGTTCGAGGCACCCGACGTCAATGCCGGCGGCTACCGCTTCGAGCCGGTGGCGCCGCAGGGCAAGGAGCGAGGCCGCGTGCGCTACGGACTCGGCGCCATCAAGGGCACGGGGCAGGGCGCCATCGAGGCGATCGTCGACGCGCGCCGCGAAGGCGGTCCATACAAGAGCCTGTTCGACTTCGCCGCGCGAGTGGACCGCAGTCGCGTCAACAAGCGGGTGGTCGAAGCACTGATCAAGGGTGGGGCCTTCGACGCGCTCGAAGCCGACCGGGCGGTGCTGATGGCCAGCGTGCCGCTCGCCTTCGAGTACGCAGACACGCAGGCGGCGAACGCCGACCAGGGCGGCCTGTTCGACTTCGGCGACTCGCATGCCGCCTCGACCAACGAGCCCGATCTCGTGGCGACGGAAGCCTGGAGCATCAAGGAACGGCTGACGCACGAGAAGGCGGCTCTGGGCTTCTATCTCTCGGGCCATCTGTTCGACGAATGCGAGACCGAGGTGCGGCAGTTCGCGCGGCGCCGCATCGCTGACCTGCTCGATAGCCGGGAGCCGCAGTTGCTGGCGGGGATCGTCACCGAGTTGCGGGTCGTCAACGGTCAGCGTGGCCGGGTTGCGATCTTCAAGCTCGACGACAAGAGCGAGACGATCGAGGCCGTGGCGAACGAGGATCTGCTCAACGCGCACCGCGAACAATTGGTGGAGGATGAGTTCATCGTCGTGCAGGGCAAGGTGCAGCCCGACCGCTTTTCGGGGGGCGTGCGGCTCAATGTGCAGCAGGTGTGGGATCTGGCTGCAGCGCGCTGTCGCTTCGGCCGCTATCTGCGCGTGGCCGTGAACGGCGTCACGCCACCGATCGACGAACTGCTGCGCGAGTTCCCTCCGCGCACCTTGCGCACCGACCAGGGTGACCTGGTCCAGGGCCTGCCAGTGCGCGTGGTGCTGCACCGCGAGGCGGTGCAGGGCGAGATCGACCTCGGCGACGATGGCCGCTTCTTCCCGACCGACACGGCCCTGGCGCGCTGGAAAGCCAGCACCCACGGCCAGGCCGCGGTGGTGTACGAGTGA
- a CDS encoding LrgB family protein yields MKHSLFEVWVFLASSPLLWLTVTLLAYFGATWLYRRCGATPFLIPVMTATVAIIAVLLLTDTPYPTYFEGAKFVHFLIGPATVALAVPLYSQWERLKRMWLPISVALVVGSVTAILSGMGIAWALGGSPETVLSLAPRSATMPIAMAVAERIGGLPSLAAVGVAVTGVGGAIVARGLLNLSRIDDPAVRGFAVGITAHAVGTARALQVNETAGAFSALAMGLNGIATALLMPLILKLLHWL; encoded by the coding sequence ATGAAGCACAGCCTGTTCGAGGTCTGGGTCTTCCTGGCCAGTTCGCCGCTGCTGTGGCTCACGGTGACCTTGCTGGCGTACTTCGGTGCGACCTGGCTGTACCGGCGCTGCGGTGCCACGCCGTTCCTCATCCCGGTGATGACGGCGACCGTCGCGATCATCGCGGTGCTGCTGCTCACGGACACACCCTATCCGACCTACTTCGAGGGTGCGAAGTTCGTGCATTTCCTGATCGGCCCGGCGACGGTCGCACTTGCCGTGCCGCTGTACAGCCAGTGGGAGCGCCTGAAGCGGATGTGGCTGCCGATCTCGGTAGCCCTGGTGGTCGGCTCGGTGACGGCGATCCTCTCCGGCATGGGCATCGCGTGGGCGCTCGGCGGCTCCCCTGAGACGGTGCTGTCGCTGGCGCCGCGTTCGGCCACGATGCCGATCGCGATGGCAGTGGCCGAGCGCATCGGCGGCCTGCCGTCGCTTGCCGCGGTGGGCGTGGCGGTCACCGGCGTGGGCGGTGCGATCGTCGCACGGGGTCTGCTGAACCTGTCGCGCATCGACGACCCCGCGGTGCGCGGCTTCGCCGTCGGCATCACCGCGCACGCGGTCGGCACGGCGCGCGCCCTGCAGGTCAACGAGACGGCAGGGGCCTTCTCGGCACTCGCCATGGGCCTGAATGGCATCGCGACGGCGCTGCTGATGCCGTTGATCCTGAAGCTGCTGCACTGGCTGTAG
- a CDS encoding CidA/LrgA family protein — protein MLHAIAALFILQLIGEVLVQWLGLSVPGPLVGMLLLLAALIAYGRVPEALRDTTNGLLQHLMLLFIPAVTGVMMHFGRVSQEWLPFLAAGVGGAAITLVVTAFTLRWMLRITKASDQ, from the coding sequence ATGCTGCACGCGATCGCTGCCTTGTTCATCCTGCAACTGATCGGCGAAGTGCTGGTGCAGTGGCTCGGCCTGTCGGTGCCGGGGCCGCTGGTCGGCATGCTGCTGCTGTTGGCCGCGCTGATTGCCTACGGCCGGGTGCCGGAGGCCTTGCGCGACACCACCAACGGGCTGCTGCAGCACCTGATGCTGCTGTTCATCCCCGCGGTCACGGGTGTGATGATGCATTTCGGCCGCGTTTCCCAGGAATGGCTGCCGTTCCTCGCGGCGGGCGTGGGCGGCGCCGCGATCACGCTGGTGGTCACCGCTTTCACTCTGCGCTGGATGCTGCGCATCACCAAGGCGTCCGACCAATGA
- the dnaQ gene encoding DNA polymerase III subunit epsilon: MSRQIFLDTETTGLSPENGDRIIEIGCVEMLSRRLSGNNRHFYLNPERRNHEDAVKIHGLTDEFLADKPKFAVVADELMEYLAGAEIIIHNAAFDVGFLDAELKRLQRPRFAEQVGAVTDSLTMAREMFPGKSNSLDALCKRLEVDNASRTLHGALLDAGLLAEVYIRMTRGQNSLVIDAGAASGGAIAVADIDLRQFALPVIEPSDDERQAHEAVLAELDKVSGGKTLWRAMA; encoded by the coding sequence ATGAGCCGCCAGATCTTCCTCGACACCGAGACCACCGGCCTAAGCCCGGAGAACGGCGACCGCATCATCGAGATCGGTTGCGTGGAGATGCTCAGCCGCCGCCTGAGCGGCAACAACCGGCACTTCTACCTGAACCCCGAGCGTCGTAATCACGAGGATGCCGTGAAGATCCACGGCCTGACCGACGAGTTCCTGGCGGACAAGCCCAAGTTCGCGGTCGTTGCCGATGAGCTGATGGAGTACTTGGCTGGCGCCGAGATCATCATCCACAACGCGGCCTTCGACGTCGGCTTCCTCGACGCGGAGCTGAAGCGCCTGCAGCGGCCCCGCTTCGCCGAGCAGGTGGGCGCGGTGACCGACAGCCTGACGATGGCGCGCGAGATGTTCCCTGGCAAGTCCAACTCGCTCGACGCACTGTGCAAGCGCCTCGAGGTCGACAACGCCAGCCGCACCTTGCACGGCGCGCTGCTTGACGCAGGGCTGCTCGCGGAGGTGTATATCCGCATGACGCGAGGCCAGAACTCGTTGGTCATCGATGCCGGCGCAGCGTCAGGCGGGGCGATCGCCGTCGCGGACATCGACCTGCGGCAGTTCGCTCTGCCCGTCATCGAACCCAGCGACGACGAGCGTCAAGCGCACGAGGCCGTGCTCGCAGAACTCGACAAGGTTTCCGGCGGCAAGACGCTGTGGCGCGCCATGGCATAA